The segment AAAAACAAAGTAGCCCCTCCTTTTAAACAAGCTGAATTTGATGTGATGTTTGGTGAGGGTGTAAGTCGTGAAGGCGAGCTAATAGATTATGGTGTAAAACTTGATATTATTGATAAAAGTGGTGCATGGTTTTCTTACAAGGCTTCTAAACTTGGTCAAGGTAGAGAAAATGCTAAAGCCTTTTTAAAAGAAAATCCAGCTATTGCAGATGAAATTACTCAAGCTATACAAAACTCAATCGGTATAGATAGTATGATTTTGGGCGCAAAAGAAGACGATGAAGGAGAAGAATAATGTTGATTATTGAAGATTTAAGAGCTTTTGAAGTTTTAGATAGTAGAGGCAATCCTACCATTAAAGCTGAAATCATGCTAAGCGATGGCAGTGTGGGTAGTGCTATCGTTCCAAGTGGTGCAAGCACAGGAAAAAAAGAAGCTTTGGAATTAAGAGATAATGATGAGAGATTTGGCGGAAAAGGTGTTTTAAAAGCTATTGAAAACATCAATGGCACCATAGCTGAAAACATTATAGGGCTTGATGCGTTCAATCAAACTCAGCTAGATAATACTCTTTTAGAACTTGATGGGACGAAAAATTATTCCAACCTAGGAGCAAATGCAACTTTAGGAATTTCTATGGCAACAGCGCGCGCTGCTGCTAATGCACTAGGCGTACCTTTATATCGTTACTTAGGTGGAGCAAATGCAAGTGTATTACCTGTACCAATGTGCAATATCATCAATGGCGGTGCGCACGCAAACAATAGTGTAGATTTTCAAGAATTTATGATTATGCCTTTTGGTTTTTCAAGCTTTAAAGAAGGATTGAGATCAGTTTGTGAAATTTATGCAGTATTAAAAAAAGAATTAGCTAATCTAGGTCACTCTACTGCTTTAGGCGATGAGGGTGGTTTTGCACCAAATTTAGCAAACAACACTGAACCACTTGATCTTTTAATGACTTGTATTAAAAAAGCAGGCTATGAAAATAAAATCAAACTAGCGCTAGATGTAGCAAGTAGTGAGCTTTACAAAGATGGTAAATACCATTTAGAAGGTAAAGTTTTCTCAAGTGAAGACTTAATCGCGCGTTATGAAGAATTATGCGCTAAATATCCTATTTTTAGCATTGAAGATGGTTTAGCTGAAGATGATTATGAAGGCTGGATTAAACTCACTCAAAAGCTTGGTAATAAAATTCAACTTGTGGGTGATGATTTATTTGTAACTAATGAAGATATTTTAAGAGAAGGTATTATGAAAAATATGGCAAATGCTGTATTGATTAAGCCTAATCAAATTGGAACAATCACTCAAACTATGAGAACAGTAAGATTAGCTCATAGAAATAATTACAGATGTATTATGAGCCATAGAAGCGGGGAA is part of the Campylobacter lari genome and harbors:
- the eno gene encoding phosphopyruvate hydratase — its product is MLIIEDLRAFEVLDSRGNPTIKAEIMLSDGSVGSAIVPSGASTGKKEALELRDNDERFGGKGVLKAIENINGTIAENIIGLDAFNQTQLDNTLLELDGTKNYSNLGANATLGISMATARAAANALGVPLYRYLGGANASVLPVPMCNIINGGAHANNSVDFQEFMIMPFGFSSFKEGLRSVCEIYAVLKKELANLGHSTALGDEGGFAPNLANNTEPLDLLMTCIKKAGYENKIKLALDVASSELYKDGKYHLEGKVFSSEDLIARYEELCAKYPIFSIEDGLAEDDYEGWIKLTQKLGNKIQLVGDDLFVTNEDILREGIMKNMANAVLIKPNQIGTITQTMRTVRLAHRNNYRCIMSHRSGESEDAFIADFAVALNTGQIKTGALARGERTAKYNRLLEIELDNDEYLGDKL